In the Uranotaenia lowii strain MFRU-FL chromosome 1, ASM2978415v1, whole genome shotgun sequence genome, CCTTCGTtacttttttcgttttcttttaaCTATTCATTACTATTcgtttatttatcttttattgcgcgatttggtttaaaaaaatttacagaacaagACAAAGCTGCGAGGCTGAattggtttagaaaaaaaaaaatgatcaaattaaaaaaaaagcttaacggtgttttttgtttcgaatcCTCCAAAACACTACCATTCCATTTGGTTTGGAACTTTGACTGTTAAGCTTTGAGTAGCTTGCTTGTATAGATCACGTTTCGACTTCTGGCTGTTAAGCCCTAGGAAGAGACCTTCAGTATTTTAAATGCTTCTTTCTCTAGTACATATTCATGTGGAGATCACGGATCAACTGATTCAGGAAGTTCTGCAGTTGATAGTAGGAACTGGTTCGCCAGTACATGTTGTTTAGGATTTGCTCCTCGGCCAGGTGGATGCTCTTCTCGATAGTGGACAAGCCGAGCGAGCGGGCCTTCCGGGCGAAACGATCGAACTGTTCCTTGTGATGCTTCTGATTCATCAGTGCCGTGACCGAGTGGATCATCTTCGGCAGGATCGAGAAACCGTCACCGTAACTGTGAAGAGGGGAACACCGATTATATTCTGCTGACTTACAAAATTCGGTATTTGTACTAATAGATTACTTACTATTTGTTTATCTTCTCGATATTTTCATATAGAAAATTGAATGCGATGTCGTTTCCGACGTAATTTTTGGCCACTGCTTGGAACACTCGACCACCGTCCTGTTTTAGTATGCCAGAGGTAGGATCTAGCGTCATGTTGAGGTACCTGAAACAGCAGAAAAGGTATGTTCGTTGTTATTTTCATGAAAGTGTATAAGTTTAAATCTGCTATTTATTTGCTTTTAAGTTGCCGTATGGAGTTCAAGTGAACTCGCCACTGATTATAAAGGCGACATTAATAAGAATCAACCCATTTCCTTCAAAAACTTGTTTAACAAATATTCCGAAAAAATGAATGTCTAGCACTTATTGTTTATAAGGACTAAATAACTTCACTCACTTGGAAAGCAGCCACGGTTTCACCGAGCAGCCGAGGGCACTGAGGATGGTTTCCTTCTCCGAGGCCGAATCCGTCTCCTGGTAGCGTTTGTAGGCAAAGTTCCACTCAGGCACGCCACCCTCCCGCAGCGAGGTGCAGTAAATGACAAACTTGAGATTCGGTGGGATCTGGTTGTCCCGGAAGTTGGTCATCCACCGGCGGTACAGCGTTTGCGCCGGGACGGTACATTTGTCTATTCCAAACTGGCATGCCAGCCGAACAATTCGCTCCCGGTGCATCATCTGCAGGTGGTCATCTTCGGGGTGATCCTCGAAACCAAGCGCATCGAAAGCTTTTCGAAGCGTTGATCGCATCACTGCAAGGAAACTTTCGTAGGCTGGTTCCCGCGAGAGCATGGCATCGAGGAAGTTCAGGCCTTTGGCCAGGGAAGCCCATGAGGATATATCTTGGTGGTTGGCTTTCAGGAAGAGCGTCAGCGTTAGAGGTATGTCGTATTGGATGAACTCGGCACGTGCTAGACTGAATGCATCGTCAATCAGTTGGGCTTTGGTCATCGGAGGCAATGATGCGAAATTGTTGGTCAGTTTCTTCCAGGAAGCATAATCGTAGTTAACCCGGTAGTACCCAGTTCGATCTACGTTGAGGTAGACATAGTCATCAGCATCTGCTTCGATGTCTATTTCTACAGATTTGTTTTCGAAGCTCAACCAAAAGATCGGCAACGAAGTTTCCATGAGAGAAGATGTTTTGGTTACCATACTTATTGGCACATACCACCGGGTTTCGTCGGAGGATTCCTTCGATGGAAGAATGTATCGTTGTTGAGAGATCCGAAGCTTGGTTGGCGCAAGCCGTTCAACAGTTATCACCGGATAACCAGCTTGCAGGGTCCAGGTATCCATAATATCCTTAACTTCAAGAGTTTCCGGTAGCGTTCCGTGACTATGACCTTGTTTGGTCAGAATTTCCCACAGGTCCTCCTGTTCTGCATTGGAGTACTGATATTCTTTGAGGTATTCGACGATACCGGCCTTGAAGGCATCCGGTCCCAGGAAACTACTCATCATCCGTATCAGGGCAGCTCCCTTGGAGTAGGTGATAGGATCGAAAATACGACGAATATCAGAACCATGCCGCACCGGGAATGAAATGGGGTGAGAATTTCTCAGCGAGTCCGTTTCAAAGGCCGGTTCAAGCTCTTTTTCCGAAAACGACTCAAAAACACGCCATTTTTTCTCAgcctaaaaaatatatatacacATAAAGGTACTTAGGTACTTTATtctaagaacaaaaaaaaaaaaaaaaataacttacgAAATTCAGGCATTCATAGCTCATGTAGGTGGAGAAACCTTCCTTGAGCCAGAGATCGTTCCACCAACGCGGTGTGACCAGATTGCCGAACCATTGGTGAGCCAACTCGTGGGCCAAGACCAACGCCACCCGCTCCTTGTGGGCTGCCGATGAACTTTTGTCGTTGTCCTCCGGAACCAGGAACGAGgattccctgaaaaaaaaaaacagtaaattaaCTCAACTTCCAAAATTTGTGTTCCGAGAAACATGTGTTAGGAGAATTATAAAATTGGAAGTACACGCCGAAATAGTGCGTGCGTACGGCTGGTGTAATTCTAAACCGTCCTCGTTGCGTGACTAAGTTCAGTTTTTAATTGTTGCATGTTGTTAGAGGGAGGATCGCGCTCAAGTGGTAAGGGAATAGCAAGGTGAACTCCTACAAACTTATTGTGCATATGCACATATGGACGCTTGGGCGACAAATAGGTATAAGTTATATTAGGAAAGTTTCCCCTCCGTTTCGGCACTAACTGCGGGCAGGATAAATAAGAGCAACAACTCAATGGTTCCACAAGCGGCTCGGTTACCGGATAACGCCCAGGTCCCGGCAACATTGCATGTTGTTCAAGCTTTCCCTTTTCGACGAGTAGACTTTACGTGGAAAAAGAATTGAATCGCATGTTCTGATCACATATGGCGGCATAGAAAGCAATTTCTCCTTGAATTGTAATACGAGAAATATTGTGTTGGAAGCATAGCATCCAAAGTCGGAAGTTTTAAAGTGGTTCTTTGAAAatcttgcatttttttatttagattttttcaattttaatacttaatgaaaacttcaaaattataataaccgaattaataaaactttaataatacaaaattgaatataaacagtcgactacaaaaataaaattgatgattCAAAACTACCACGGCCCTAGGCACCGGTGGATcagcgcgggatcattaagtaagtaaagtATTCAATACTGTGTAACAAGCTATATAATAGTGATGTTGAGTTCGTTGCCAAACATTTCACGCGAGCAAAACATCAAGCGTCTAAAGTGCAGTTTTATAACGTCTAAATTGCCATTATCGGATAACTCACCTTCCACCTTGGTGAAATTGTAACGCCCGATAAGAACACTAGAGCGCAAGTTTTGTCTACTTCGTAACGAGCTTTCCCAATGAACATCGAGGCACGAATTGTTTTGAAAGAGAGCCGATCTATCGGGAAAACAAGATTTGgtcaaaaatatgtttggaaCTTCGTAAAACTTTCGCTCTACGCAGTTCCGGTCCAATAATGACTAgattaggattggtcgatcttggatcgatctttggAAGACCGATCTTTTTaactccgattttcgattttttggatcgattctttggccaggaaaaaatcgattagatcggtttaatttcgatccgatctttcgatctttttttctcatttataaaaaataaggtTATAACGGCCACCTTAAGAGCACCAGTACCGGTAAGTGCTATCCCAGGTGTTAACCCGAGACACATTCTAGGTCTTATTTTAACTTTAGcaggagctggtcggtattcaaaTATGGCTCCTGGCTTGCTTTTTTAACACCCAGGAGCAAGATAACACCTGGTTTGAAACCTTGCGGTGCGCCGTCTAAGTGTCAAAATGGGgtgttattatagctttgacacctgaccgctgctgatactctaAGGAGCACTCTTATTTAACCATAGGAAACAGCAATAATATGTCAGTTACATCATTGttataaacgtttaaaaatgcattttacctttttgtgccgaaatatgaaaaccagtcactgtaggtgtaggggcagtataagcaccataaatcggggcacgatgagcgttttctgccgtagaatctagcagcgaatataatttctagcgtaacatttcataagggcgaaactagcagttagctcgaatcgagaaaaacgcatttgaaatttcggaacatctaatcaaatcctatttaaaaaatcgtccACTTTTtgtacaacaaaatcaaaaaatttacgttatattcacttattgttcgttggttatcaaaaactttaactttttttactaaatttcagagattttcaaGTTTCGTCCTTTATTGTTTTCGATTctagttacgcctgcaagtttcgcccaattgatcggccgtttttgttttggttttgaagttaagCCCTTTGgccctacacgcaaaaactaattgggcccttttgtcacacacggtcaactctgTTACGCCTATTGagcctacacgaatagaaaaattaaccccattttgaataggcgtaacttcacgttccaacaaaaatgcatcaacatgaagtttcgcccaattaaattttatcaagtttttgaaagttttaagcgattttaagatgaaaccgcg is a window encoding:
- the LOC129738878 gene encoding aminopeptidase N-like isoform X1, which gives rise to MKSHDMDMGGYINEDDELEPVMDDEGGQLKSKNGQKYTVNRAPRGKYIPTWCWYFTLFLVLALIVLSVVLLVLLITQQRLYAAENGGHSNGNSTILTGSLGGSSASSVSSSTNGFGPVTNGGSNPKKHQHDPRLNTNYRDSWSSARPDHGNRDDDYSDDDGNLAPPVEEHDEDIIGRHYGWIPHHYRLTIEPNFDRSINNGSVAINIIRDPEYGSRVLPIVLDIKNIEILSSQVLDFDNQDIAFDASYGRNNQSYHIKIKESGDFLHNVTVVLDFQGQLSDTLQGFYKGSFLEEETNNRTWFASTQFSPIDARRAFPCFDNPEMKATFDISLVHSEDKSMALSNTALIRTSVHRPGFLRRDFETTPRMSTYLVAFIVSDLELAQQSQLLAFKPQISIWSRPEVRRMTNYAHQLTVRLLPFLEQYFDLPYQMKKIDMVAVPDFGYSAMENWGLITFRESSFLVPEDNDKSSSAAHKERVALVLAHELAHQWFGNLVTPRWWNDLWLKEGFSTYMSYECLNFAEKKWRVFESFSEKELEPAFETDSLRNSHPISFPVRHGSDIRRIFDPITYSKGAALIRMMSSFLGPDAFKAGIVEYLKEYQYSNAEQEDLWEILTKQGHSHGTLPETLEVKDIMDTWTLQAGYPVITVERLAPTKLRISQQRYILPSKESSDETRWYVPISMVTKTSSLMETSLPIFWLSFENKSVEIDIEADADDYVYLNVDRTGYYRVNYDYASWKKLTNNFASLPPMTKAQLIDDAFSLARAEFIQYDIPLTLTLFLKANHQDISSWASLAKGLNFLDAMLSREPAYESFLAVMRSTLRKAFDALGFEDHPEDDHLQMMHRERIVRLACQFGIDKCTVPAQTLYRRWMTNFRDNQIPPNLKFVIYCTSLREGGVPEWNFAYKRYQETDSASEKETILSALGCSVKPWLLSKYLNMTLDPTSGILKQDGGRVFQAVAKNYVGNDIAFNFLYENIEKINKYYGDGFSILPKMIHSVTALMNQKHHKEQFDRFARKARSLGLSTIEKSIHLAEEQILNNMYWRTSSYYQLQNFLNQLIRDLHMNMY
- the LOC129738878 gene encoding aminopeptidase N-like isoform X2, producing MKSHDMDMGGYINEGGQLKSKNGQKYTVNRAPRGKYIPTWCWYFTLFLVLALIVLSVVLLVLLITQQRLYAAENGGHSNGNSTILTGSLGGSSASSVSSSTNGFGPVTNGGSNPKKHQHDPRLNTNYRDSWSSARPDHGNRDDDYSDDDGNLAPPVEEHDEDIIGRHYGWIPHHYRLTIEPNFDRSINNGSVAINIIRDPEYGSRVLPIVLDIKNIEILSSQVLDFDNQDIAFDASYGRNNQSYHIKIKESGDFLHNVTVVLDFQGQLSDTLQGFYKGSFLEEETNNRTWFASTQFSPIDARRAFPCFDNPEMKATFDISLVHSEDKSMALSNTALIRTSVHRPGFLRRDFETTPRMSTYLVAFIVSDLELAQQSQLLAFKPQISIWSRPEVRRMTNYAHQLTVRLLPFLEQYFDLPYQMKKIDMVAVPDFGYSAMENWGLITFRESSFLVPEDNDKSSSAAHKERVALVLAHELAHQWFGNLVTPRWWNDLWLKEGFSTYMSYECLNFAEKKWRVFESFSEKELEPAFETDSLRNSHPISFPVRHGSDIRRIFDPITYSKGAALIRMMSSFLGPDAFKAGIVEYLKEYQYSNAEQEDLWEILTKQGHSHGTLPETLEVKDIMDTWTLQAGYPVITVERLAPTKLRISQQRYILPSKESSDETRWYVPISMVTKTSSLMETSLPIFWLSFENKSVEIDIEADADDYVYLNVDRTGYYRVNYDYASWKKLTNNFASLPPMTKAQLIDDAFSLARAEFIQYDIPLTLTLFLKANHQDISSWASLAKGLNFLDAMLSREPAYESFLAVMRSTLRKAFDALGFEDHPEDDHLQMMHRERIVRLACQFGIDKCTVPAQTLYRRWMTNFRDNQIPPNLKFVIYCTSLREGGVPEWNFAYKRYQETDSASEKETILSALGCSVKPWLLSKYLNMTLDPTSGILKQDGGRVFQAVAKNYVGNDIAFNFLYENIEKINKYYGDGFSILPKMIHSVTALMNQKHHKEQFDRFARKARSLGLSTIEKSIHLAEEQILNNMYWRTSSYYQLQNFLNQLIRDLHMNMY